The following nucleotide sequence is from Coffea eugenioides isolate CCC68of chromosome 3, Ceug_1.0, whole genome shotgun sequence.
ATAGATATGTGCTTCAGGATTAGTCAAGCATTCGGACAAATTTGACTATATTACCATCTAAACTCTTCATACCAGAAAGTACGTTGCTTAGGTTACAACTGCTTGCTGGATGTGCTTATTAGAACTTAACTGAAAATCATAGCCTTCTGGAGCTGTATTGGTATAAATTAACCTTCTCCTTATATCAACTTCAGTTAACATGGGCGTCTGCCTATTGAGCTGAAGTAGAACTCCATCAATGAAAATCATCTTACATATACCCAAAGAAGAATTTTGTGAGGCAGTGGCCCCAGAATTTTTTGGATGTAAAATTATCTTCACACAAAGACTTTTATTTGTTCATAGCCTTTGTTTTTGGTTTTTAGAGCTTGTTCTGGTTGATCAGTTTGTTTATATTGTTGCCTGTTATTGCCAAGATCCATGCTCACTAGCCATGATGTCTTTTGGAATGAAATAGGCTCCTCAAAAACCAAAATCTGAGCATTGTAATTCAGTTGATGCCTTATTTCACAACAATAATAAACTCCCTGCAGATTGTGGTGCAAGCGAGGTAACCTGCTCTTTATGctggtttattttcttttctttctatccAAATAATGAATTTACACATTTTGGATGACCAGCCGGAACTGTTCACTTTATCAACTTCGAGTTGTGGagatggctttttttttttggtctaggTCTTATTATACTTTTTTAGTGTGTTATTGACATTGTATCATATACATCCATTTTTCTACTTTCTTATCtgcttatctttttttttctttttttgacctTTGGTTCCATTTTTGAATTATCTAGTCATAATTGCTTCTTCCAAATTGCTTTTATTGACCTTGTAATTCTACTTTATGCACTAAAAACAAGATCCCAGTGAATTGATCTGCATTTGCACTTCCAAGGCACCTGATTAATGCACTTGTTTGTTGACCACATCAGTTATTACACCATATTTTAAGCTCTCAATGCACAAGTTTTCAAAATTGCATGGCCATTGTTTTCATTAGATGCTAAGAGATGTAAAAGCCACTTCTCTTTTTGCCTTACCTATAAAAATTAGGATATCAACACAGACTTTGTCAACCTAGCTATAGCTAGGTATGTTTTAGCTCCATTTCCCCAAGTATATggccttttttccttttaatctTTCAGAGGAATTTTTTTTCTGTAAATTTACTTTAATCAGTTGATTTCGATCCATATCTGTAGCTAGTTTACCTTTTTGATAAAGGCATTCAAGCAAACATAGGATATTTCACCACACACAAGCAATATTTACTACTACAACAAAGCTATGTTACTTTTCACTTAAATATGCCATTTCTAAAATTTCTAATGATATCTGCTTTGTAACTCAAACAGACTGTTGATATATCAGACTCATCAGATTCTCTGGATAGTTTGTTTGGGGATGATCGGGAAACTTGCAGTCACTTCGATCGCAATAGAGATGTATTCTTGAAAGAGGTAGCTATTGTCATTTGTATATTTGCagttttttgctttttctttctttcttttttatttttccttcttttgtgAAGTTACTTTCAGCATCATCGACCAGTACATGTGGACTTCATGCAATAGGTTAATGCTCTTACTTGTCCTTATCATTGTTGTTGACCTTTCTTGTATGTGTTCAGCAGTGACAAGTATTTTACTGATTAAAACATGCATGTCCAGACCAATCCATTGGATGCCAATTTATTGGCCATTGCTTCTTCTAATGCCTTCTCTGTAGCACTAAACTTTATGTAGGTTGTTTGGTTGATATTGTATTGAAGTTTATTGAAGATTTATCAATAAACTTAGCCACCAATGTCAATGGGAAGCCATAGCCCATTTGTCAAGAATGATTAAATGGAAAATAAAAGTTGGGGCAACTTATAGAGAAATAggaattttgtaattttatcgACAACTGCAAATTTTCTGAATAATGTCTAGCCAACTTGTTTATCACTCTCTTTGCATTTAAGAACTAACTTGTTGGAAGCAGAATCAAGTTGACTTGCATTTCCCTTGCATCAGTACTCTCATGTGATATAAATTCTGGAATTGTAGTTGTGTGCTATGCTGGTTGTTTTTTGAGGAAGTTGATCGTTCACTCTTAATTGAGGATACTATTCTGGTTAAGCTAATATCAAGCAAAACAGGAGAGTGTTTGCATTGATGATGCGGACTCGTTTAGGAAATCATGAAGGTCATTATTTTTCCGTTAGGCTACTGTATTTACCAATTTTGCATATCAAAATGATTATAAGAGCTCATAAGGCAAATGATACTTTGCATCTACCACTGAATGTATTTCTACTTGCAGGAGCCTGATGTAGATAGTGTCATGAGCGAGAAAAAGGCATCCTTGGTCGCAATGAGTTTCTCTAAAGATGAAGTGGAGTTTGCAATGAATGAGCTTGGTAGGTGGAAGTTTCTTTCTATTGATGCCGAAGAGGAAGGTTCTAAATTTCATGCGTTTCTATTTACCGTAAAGTCCAACAATGTCTCAAAATTTGACTTTAATGACTTGCTTTCGGTTGCTTATGCGTTCATATAACCACAATTAGAGATGACAAGTGAAAGGAGATTGATATAGCATTTGTACACAAGGTTCCTTTTGGCATTTCTAGTTGGGAAAATTGTTTTACCTCCAACTTTACTTGAGTCTGGTGCTGTCATGTGTTTGCTTGAGTAGTATCAAAATATCCTAAGCTGGAGACGACATTATGGGGGGCTGGGAGGGGCAACCTGCGAGCATTTCTCCACCTGTAGTGAATATATGTATTCTTTCTCTTTGCAAGAGAGATATTCAGGTCCTTAATAGCTCCTTTCATTGTGAGTGAGCTCTTGACTTTCATTTTTGAGGCAATGCCCTACGAGTGCTTGCTTTAGCTCTGAACATTCTGATGCCCATTATTTCATCTATTTCACTTGTGTGCACCTTTTGCTTTCGTATGTCTTGCCATGACATCAGGATGCACTATATGCTATTCAAATTTACTGCAGATCTGATTTGTGTTGATACTTAAAATGTCATAAGTTGTCTTTCTGTTGCACAACAGGTGTAGATGCTCCTATCAGTGATTTAGTAGATTTTATCTTTGCTGCTCAGATAgctgacaactatgcaaaaggTGTAAATAAGCCTACTCCTAGTGATGTAGGAAAGGACCAGGTTTTTTTTAACCATTCCTTAAGTTTTCTTATTCAGTTTGGGGCTCCAAAGGATTctcttatttattatttttcatgtagCATCTAGCTTGATTAAGCAATAAATGTTGTAGCTTCATTTGCATTTGTATAAGCTCACTttgttttcaaatttgaatacatgaattcaaaaaaatttgaatacATGGAATTCAACAAAGTCTTGATCCCTTTATGGTGAACTTTTGAAGTATTGCATCCTGTGGTAATGAGCTGGGAGTGATATTACAAGTCTACTACTGTCTCCTTTTTGATGTGTTCTTTAAATTGATGGGATCTAGAGTGGATGGAATGGGTATATAAAGCTTCATCATGCTATGTGTTCTTAAATGCGCACGTGTGCCTGAGGAGTGGAGGCATAAATTGTGATACCGTTTGGAAAATTATATAAAGGATGAATAGGAAATGATTGACTTTCTCATATGGTGGTTGGCTCTCACTTTTGAGTATCGACTTTTACATCTATACTTTGTGTCCAGAATAATAGCATCTTGTTTTGGATTTATCCAATCTGTTTGAAAGAGTAGGATATAGACATGCATGTATAGAGATGGGACAACTCTAGCCTGACTAGCCTTTGTGAATTGTGAAGCTTTGATTCTTTGTACCTGCCATGTGAGATGGGTAGATTTAGGGTGGTTTTTGTCATGTTGGACTATTTAGTCAGAGATGAATGTTCACGGAATGAGAGGTAGCCTTTTCATGTGAAAATTCTCGTATATATGTGATTCTGTACGCTTTTGATATGTGCAAACCCAGAATATTGTAAACTTCCCATTCTGGAGCCACACACTTGGTTAGTTATGCTGAGTTGAGCTACAAATTTTCAGCAATTCAGCACTGAAGCATTGTTTGGAACAATGGAGAAGACACTTGTATTATTTGAAATGGGTTTTTCAGAACAACAAATTTCAACAGCTATTGAGAAGCATGGTAAGTGTAATTTTGCCATTTCCTTTCTTCCCTCTTTCCCtggtatttctttttctttgaagaGTTGGAAGATTCTCTAGTGTCTTCTAATTAAGTGAAATCTGATTTCTGTATTTCTGTTTGATTTACTCTCTTGTTGCTTTCACAACCAACTTTTTCTTTTATGGTAACTTGTGGACCATGACACTCGGCAATTTCTGCTTGCAATAATTCACACAACTGACATAATCTGCTGTGGTTTGATCGGAGAACTTAAAAAGTCATTTTCTGGTTATTAATGTCTGTTCTGAAATTGCACCATAGATTTACCTTGTTCCTGATATTTTTGTGCTTTGACTTGAATGATCTGAGGGAGGTCTGGGGAGGGGAAAGAGAGTAAACTGGGGCTTTCCTTGGGAAGGGAAAAGGAAGGGAGCAGAAAATGGTAAATATCTTCCAGTGACTCATCTCCATGTGCGTTGCATGCTTTCCACCTGTTAATTACCCAAACAATCAGAATGGTTGAAAGCATTCTCTCCCTAGGTGTAGGATTTCAGATCCTGTTCTCCTctcctctccttttttttttttttttttaaaatctcgGCCTCCCTTTATTTTCTTCCTATCCAGGTTCAGAAGTTCCCGTCTCGGAGCTTGCTGCTTCAATTGTAGCAGAAGAAGACACTGGCACAAAGACAGACAAGGTATTACCATCATTTTGGTGGACACCAGAAAGTAGAAATAATAGGAATAAGGATTATGAATAATGCTAGTAATATATCTGTTGCATTTGGCTAATATAAATACTATAAAGCAACTGATGTGCACATTTTAAATTTCAGTAACAACTTTTTTTGCTGGGGCAGTTTGCTAATATGTAGCTCCTTCACTTTCTGACTACTACTTATGTAGACCCTTtgcccttttttgtttttttagcATCTTCTAGCAGGCTCAAGTCTGAGTAATTCTACTGCTGGAAAATATCATTCCTTTCATCCATCTTTTGTAAAAGCCGAGGAGTATAGCTTAGATGATGTTTCCTGCAGAAACTTTGATGTCCTGGAAAAGTTGAAAGGCAAAAGGccaaaagaaaaatgtgatgaTGAGCTATGTGGTTTGAAAATCCCAAAGCAAGAATACAATGAAGACTTCAGCTATTTTCTAGCCCCAGTGCGGTCAGAAGCAACACAAAGAGACTCTATTTCATATGGTAGTTGTCATATGCAAATTCCAAAGAAGAAGATTCACCGTGGAGCAGAACAAATGGGCATTTATGGACCAGAGAAATTGCCAATGCCCAAGTCGTGCAGAGCTTATGATGATATGTTGGCTAAACCtccttatttcttttttgggaACGTTATAAGTTTAACCCACGAGTCATGGGTCAAAATCTCGCAGTTCCTGTACGCAGTTCGGCCAGAGTTTGTCAGCACTGATACTTTTTCTGCTTTAAGTCGAGAGGAAGGCTATGTTCATAACCTCCCTACTCAAAATAGGTTTCACATTCTTCCAAAGCCACCAATGACTATACAAGAAGCTATACCACGCACGGCAAAATGGTGGCCTTCATGGGATACAAGGAAACAGTTGAGCGTCTTAACTGCTGAAGCCACGGAGATGTTTCAAGCGTGTGAGAGGCTTGGAAGAGTGCTAGGTAACTCCAGAGGACTTTTGTCTGTTGAACAACAGTCAAACCTTCTCCATCAATGTAAGATGTTTAATCTTCTTTGGGTTGGCCCTCACAAATTGGGCCCTATAGAGCCAGAGGATGCAGAGCGCATTTTCAGCTATCCGGTGCATCATACTCGATCTGCTGGCTTTATCCTTTCGGACAGGCTTTCATCACTCAAAAATTGCTTTCAGATTGACACATTGGCATATCATCTTTCAGTATTGAAATCTCTTTTTCCTGGAGGATTAACTGTTCTGTCCATCTATAGTGGAATTGGCGGGGCGGAACTTGCTCTTTACAAGCTTGGTATTCAATTGAAAGTTGTTGTTTCCATAGAGCCTTGTGAAGTAAAACGAAGGATTCTAAAGCATTGGTGGGAGAAACATGGAATAACTGGGGAGTTGGTGCAGATGGAAAGCCTTGGGAGTCGTCTAGCATTTAACAAGCTTGACGGTCTGATACACAAGTACAGCGGATTTGATATTGTGATTGGTCAAAACCCATCCACTTCTTCGTCTAGAAGCTCATGTTCTAAAAAAGACAAGAACTCGTCAGGTTTAGATTTTCAGTTGTTTTATGAATTTGTTCGTGCTTTACAACTTGTGAGGAGTACAATGGAGAAAAACAAATAGGTTTATCCAATTTGTTAAGCTTCTCCAACTGTGCAGTGTTGTAATACTTCTTTCGTTCTTCGCTTAGTGTACGAGACGATTTAAGTTGCTATTCTGTGAGATAGTCCATATTGCTGGTTACAAAGTCCAGCCATTTTGCGAGTCTCAGTCTATtctaagtttttatgttaatcGTGTCCCACcatattctctttttttggAATGACAAAGTCGAGAGTTATGTGTACAATCTTATATAAAGAAGAAAGGTAACACCAGAGATTTGCAGCTACGTCGAATGAAAGATTGCACCATCATTTGCTGTCTAGCGGTAATTGATGACTCGAATAAAATTGGATGAGGAGCACAATTTTACTTTTGAGTTGGATACGGGATGCCAACTTTTATCCAAATATGGACTAGCGTTGCCTGTCTTCCTTTTTTGTCTATGTAAACATCAAACGCAAGTTGCCAATGCATCGGTATTAAGTTGggtaaaatatagaaaaatcGCTGTGGTTTTATGGAAATGTGCCTTATAATGTGCATTTCAATATCTCGTGGTTTGaactaatttaaaataatattgaaatCATTAAAATGAGAGAGGGTGCACGGAAGTGGTCGTGAGGGGAATAGAGAGAGCGGGATGCAAGGGAGGGAAGGGAATGATGGGGGAAcggagaggaaaaaagaaagagaggaaggGGGGGTGATGAAGAGGAGGATGGTGGTGGAAATTGGAGAGTTGTGATGGAGGAAAATATGAGgttgatattttatttttatttatttatttagcgCATAGAAATAAGGTAAGTTTATTTAGAACTTTTATTAATGTATTTTGTGCATAGAAATGAAGAGAGTTGCATTTGAAaattcttatttattttatgtatagaaATAAGGTGCGTTGTATTTAggaattttttaattattttatagaATTTTATGAGGTCTAAGGGACTTAATAGGTATATTagctaaaattttgatttaaaaaattattttccagATCAAAGACGCTCAAAGTTGTTAATTTAAATGATTTCAGttgatttttaaaattaattcaaaCCACGAAGCACCAGTGTCCGTTTATTCACtacaacaagaagttcaatagCTTGCTTTAAGGAAGTCCAACAAGACTATTAACTATCAGAGAGCTATTTCAAAAGCTCTTGCTGAATTTCCTTCCAGTCATCTGCTCCGATTCGTAGATTATGTGATTTATCAGTCCCCTTGCAGCACTGCAAAGCCAAAAGCACAGTAGACGAGAATTTTAGCAGACAGTTGCAGTCATCTCCAGCGGGGTAAGAACAGAATACTTTGCTTCCTTTGCGTGGTCAgccactgatatttcaaacatGAGCAGATATTTATTATTAGGTTTAAAAGTCTGATTCTTCTACTTTTCCTTTATCTAACCTGGCGATACAAGGGTCCGGCCGTAGAATTCCaagacagaaaagaaaaagaaaatccacAGCCAACAGGAGTATTAACTTCCCATAGTGCAAAATAAAACAGAATTTCCTTACTTTTGATCTTAAGCCAGCCAAAACATATTACATAGATTAATTACATAGATCAATTTCCTTACAGGAATGTTGATTATGATGTGAAGAGCTGAACCAAACATGACATCCAGGCTCAAACATGAATAATCAAATATCCATTTGGGAACATTTCTCTTCCTTTTGCTTAGATGCTTCACTAAAAAATATAATCTTAAATTGAGCTGCAACTCTTTTTTTCTTATAAAATCTAGACAATGCACCTCGAGCAGTCCGAACAAAAGCAAACAAGTCAATTTCctgattttgttttaaactgTTTAAATGGAGATGCAATCAATAACTGGTAACTATTAAGCAGCCTTGTCAAAGAACAAGAATGCCCCCTGCCCCCTCCTCACCCCTCTTTCTGGCATATACTAATAAGCATGACATAGGGATTATTTTGGTGCAAAGACACAGGGAAGGCTGTCTGCACCAGTATGCATTCTCATGGATGGACATGGACCCAGCTACCAAATTTGGAGCAAGAGAAAATTTAGAAACAAGTCGAAGAACAAGTGGAGAGAAAGGATAAGCACCCTACAAGCAGGACACATTGCTGCAGAAAACAGACGCAAATGAAATACAAGTTGCAACAGAACTCACTCATCTTTCaacttttgaattttatctGGATCTGTCTCATGCATATGCTTCTTGAATTGCTGCCTCACCATGCCAACTAAAAGTTCAGTGTTGTGTTGCTGCAAATTAGTAAAATAGAGAAGGTTATCGCTCACATTTTTACAATACAACAGGACTATATCTGTTCTCACtgaacaaaaaaacaaaaaaagatacGCCCACAAGAAAAATTGGTTTTGGGTGAAAAAAGCAGTAGATGATGATTTTAATTAAAGCAGCAAAAATTTTGGTCATTATGCAGTAGAAAGCAAAAGTAGATTGGACCCCATACCTTGTGCCCAATATATTTAGCTCGCCGGAGGCATTCGCGATAAAGCTACAAGAATTATAAGACTTGAATTATAAGCAAAACAATATAGCTGAACCCCATTTCAACAAAGGAATAGAAAGTATAGGACCATAAAACATACAAGCATGTAAGCCATGATTGACACCAGAGAGAAAACAGAGGAGGGCACTAACACGGATAACATTATTGGCCAGCTCAGGAGGCAAAGCTGTTTGAAGCGAGGGCATCCTCTATCTTACCTATAGCTCACAACCTGCGTTATCTCCAAGCTGCtgctcaaaaggaaaaaaaaaacttataattatttttcaagcCTTTAGCCATTGCAAAGATTCCAAAGGTATCAGAGTTGACCGAGTCTGACTAAAGGCTGAAGGTGAATGTGCACTTAGGCAATTAAAGGAATCAATGAACCAGCAACAAATTTAACCATATGGAGTTTGGCAAGCATAGCTGAAGCTTCTGACGTTTGAAAAACCACGCCAAAATGGGCAGTTTTTGGGGGTAAAAGCTCCTATATGTAGCTAACGAAGAATTTCAGAACTACTAAAAATATATGCAACGCAAGGATGTTGGCCTataacaggaaaaaaaaaccaatctTGGAATAGTCCTTAATGAGTAGTAATAACTACAACCTGAGCAAGCCCTCTGCAATTACAACTCCACAATCTTGAATAAAGATTTCGATACTAAACCGAGAAAGTGAAATGGTATAGGATACGTCACTGATCTACTTTGTCCTGCAGTTGCTTATACTGATCACAAGATGAATTTCTCAAGCCAGGAGACCCCAATAATGCAgctttcacacacacacaccaaaGACGGAGATACAAATGACAGAACTCGGATTCAATCAGTTGCAAAATCTCTTTTATCAAACAAACAATTTCAATCCAACAAAGAAACAAGTAAAACGACAAatagtaatttaaaaaaaaatctaaatgctaaaaaaaattgatattaACAAATGGAAGAAAGAATAaatagagagaaagaaagaacacGCATACCAGAAAGACCAGTACTTGGAACTGAGAAAAggaatgataaatatattaatgTTCTTCCAATTTCCCCGGCAGTCCAGAAGCAAGAGATGGGaaaagcgagagagagagagaggcgcTGCCTTTCGGGTTCGGGTGACTCGTCTCCCTTTTTTACTTTTCTACCTGGGCTGGGCTAGTACGACCACAATCCTGATTTTCATGGCTTAACTTATTTGGGCAAAACGATGCCCAAAAAGGATTAGCCCAATCCAAATATCCGACGGAGTGAGTCTATTAATATGTCTCGAAGGACCCGACCCGGAGACCCCACAAGATTAGCAGAAGTGTTTGGAAATGACCGCTGCTTATTCAAACGGAGccatcattattattattttattattattatatatataatctcactGCGACTAATTCCCATTTCCAAATTCCCGTCCGTCACTGcaacttctttcttcttcttcttccgcaaaattttttttttttaaatttttggtgAACCAACTAATCATCAACTCACATTTACCCAATTCTATTAATCTTTTTCTTGTTCTGGAATCCCCGAGCCTAAATGGCCGTTCCTGAACGGCGATCATTAACT
It contains:
- the LOC113764885 gene encoding probable inactive DNA (cytosine-5)-methyltransferase DRM3 → MEELDIKFNVMVSLFNWMQKSKSSATKRSKFRDAFCRKPGTTAAGIFFFFSFDTVDIRNHPTNPTAPRQSGSDRCLERKQLGCGLESTQVDLEQRPRLHHRNNPARALLLSSTSTAAATKFVCPAGALSRGCRLSSSTANCIFPSHTHSPTHHRTTHQMTDLTDGENSSKQQTDVQTMPKVEPLSYDVPLPSENVHSRIMVNNVASSSSSNTRSFIMEMGFEPYLVDRAIREHGEDNVDLILQTLFAYSAPQKPKSEHCNSVDALFHNNNKLPADCGASETVDISDSSDSLDSLFGDDRETCSHFDRNRDVFLKEEPDVDSVMSEKKASLVAMSFSKDEVEFAMNELGVDAPISDLVDFIFAAQIADNYAKGVNKPTPSDVGKDQQFSTEALFGTMEKTLVLFEMGFSEQQISTAIEKHGSEVPVSELAASIVAEEDTGTKTDKHLLAGSSLSNSTAGKYHSFHPSFVKAEEYSLDDVSCRNFDVLEKLKGKRPKEKCDDELCGLKIPKQEYNEDFSYFLAPVRSEATQRDSISYGSCHMQIPKKKIHRGAEQMGIYGPEKLPMPKSCRAYDDMLAKPPYFFFGNVISLTHESWVKISQFLYAVRPEFVSTDTFSALSREEGYVHNLPTQNRFHILPKPPMTIQEAIPRTAKWWPSWDTRKQLSVLTAEATEMFQACERLGRVLGNSRGLLSVEQQSNLLHQCKMFNLLWVGPHKLGPIEPEDAERIFSYPVHHTRSAGFILSDRLSSLKNCFQIDTLAYHLSVLKSLFPGGLTVLSIYSGIGGAELALYKLGIQLKVVVSIEPCEVKRRILKHWWEKHGITGELVQMESLGSRLAFNKLDGLIHKYSGFDIVIGQNPSTSSSRSSCSKKDKNSSGLDFQLFYEFVRALQLVRSTMEKNK
- the LOC113765441 gene encoding uncharacterized protein LOC113765441 isoform X2, translated to MPSLQTALPPELANNVIRLYRECLRRAKYIGHKQHNTELLVGMVRQQFKKHMHETDPDKIQKLKDDAARGLINHIIYESEQMTGRKFSKSF
- the LOC113765441 gene encoding uncharacterized protein LOC113765441 isoform X1 yields the protein MLSVLVPSSVFSLVSIMAYMLLYRECLRRAKYIGHKQHNTELLVGMVRQQFKKHMHETDPDKIQKLKDDAARGLINHIIYESEQMTGRKFSKSF